The DNA region ccTTGGAAATATCATCAGGCATGAGGTCAACATTGACGTCAAATGGCTAGAAAAACTACTGGTTGAAGAATGCTGTGACCATTGACAGAATGAGATGACACAAAGAACCCATTGACGGGGTAATGGAGTTTGAGATTATTTGCTTTTAGCGTCCCCATTTAATTTCCAAGTTTCACGCTGCTCAGTCTTTtcctaaacaataaaattatacgtacagatttttaatatacaatcttaatatataaatgatattttattatatgattaaatgattttaaataaaaaataaaataatatataattatatgataatatattatttatgtatctaaattatatataaaatatatatatataacattatttgataacaaaatCATAAAGAGCATCAATTTTATGATGGAGCGGAGGAGATGGTAGATTCATGATTCATCAATAAGACTAACTTTGTATATGCCAATTTTGACTTGCTTTCGCATCATAGACTTGGACCATCACCATCACCATGCATTATAATTGGCTATAAGTgattgaaatatatatgtatgaattcAGCAACAATCATTAGCAACAGAGAATGATCATCATCATAAAACCATTAAACGTGTGGCCATCATCACAAGATAAATCTGCAACCAATGCCACCGAATTTGTCATCTtgacaatttgaaaaaaaaaaaaaaaaaaaaaaaagaagctgaATTCATACGTGCCTGAGATCATCCACTACGCAGTCTAGAGACTtcagggctggattcgagccgagccgagctcgagctcggctcggctttttaagGGTCGACTCGAGCcaaattcggctcggctcgagttcggctcgttttcagctcggctcggtaacggctcggctcggctcgtttattatatcaaaacgacaccgttttgtatatatatatggatcaaaacgacgccgttttgtataaaaaaattttaaaaaaaatataccgagtcaacccgagccagctcgggctcggctagagctcgatcgagccgagctgagcccggctcgtttcgggctcgaaccgagccgagccgagctcgagctcgagctggctcggctcgaatccaaccctaagaGACTTTAATCTGAATGgtacttattattatttctattttggccaaacgactatgtcccccttaaggtttagtgaaacgacaaatttttataattaactttaaaaaatttaaatatttatttatatattaaaattcactttaaaGGTTAtgagtaaaaatgttatttagtaaaactattttaaaaaactaaaaatttattacatttatctactaaatttaaaaatctaacaatttttccctaatctaagatttgaaaagtgaccaaATCTCTCTTAGGGTTTTCCTTTCCCTTCTCCGGTGACCATCTCCAACGGTCGGCCTTCGCAGACTCCTCTTCTTCTATTAAAGCATATTGATCTTTGATTGAAATCATCGCGTCCTCCAAAAGAGATGAAAACAACCTTTTcgttaaacaaaaacaaattattttttgtccAACAAAAATGCATGTTATCGCATGATCTCCAGTGAGAGAGAAAGATACAATGAAGGTTGATTCTCAACCAAGATCAAGGTGGTTgctagagaaagaaaaagaaaactctaTTGGAGATtcaatcacttttcaaactttgagttgagaaaaaactattaattttttaaacttagagaaagaaatatgataaaattttaattttttaaaataattttgctaaataatatttttatctttaactttaaccgtaaattttaatagatatgtgggtattcaaattttttaaagttagttcTTTGGCCTTCTGTATTTTATCCTAACTATTTCATACGcccatattttaaatatacaatgcCGACATGGTTTTCAGCTTTGTCAGTCTCAATCTCAATCTCAATCACTTGGCAATGCCCTGATAGTCGTTAAACAAAGAAACTCAAATCTCCTCCGTATTATGTTTATTTCTTTAATCTATGATCGGCCAGGGGACTAGAGTTGTACATTTCTTTATATCATAACGTTTATATGGCTTTCGGAAGCTGATTTCGGTAAATAAATGGCTTCCCACAACCAAATGCAATCATGTAATTGtaccaaaatttgaaattttattccTCAATAGCTAACAATGACACAAATAAGTCCCACAACACTATTACTACCCTTCATAAATAGTTGCTACAAATGCTGCATATAACATGCAAAAGTCTGCAAATAGTATACATGGTGACTATGCCAAAGTCAAATAGCAACTCTGATTAATACACAAAAGGAGCTTTTATCTCTTTATTAAATACTAGTTGGTACACCATCGCTCAGCCAAGTGAAATCAATGGCAATAGAGTTCTTGAGCCTCTGTATTACCCTCATTATCTTCTCCCCCACTTAAAAATGGGCAGCAATTATATATTAAGCTACAGAAAATTAAATGTGAAGCAATGAGCAGCATGTAGAGCATGTACCTGCGACATATCCACAGGGTTTGGTTTGTTACTTTGATGCTTTTAAATGGTCCGGAAACCCTTTCTAGAAAGTCTCAATGCAGAATCTTCATCCATGTTCCACACAAAACCAGGCATATCAAGCCTTGGCCCAGCAACAGTTCGATATATGTAAAGCTTCTCAACGGGGAAGTTTTCTGGCCTCAAATCTGGAGGTTGCCTCTCATCAACAATAACTTCAACATTAAGCCTGGGCATCTTCTGACCTAGCAGCTTACATGCTTCAAAACTCACCAAACACGAAGACATCCAAAGGGATCGCATTGTCTCCAGCTTTGCAGCATTGGCCAAAAGAGCCTTGTCACCAAAAGGACAGTCCCTAATCTCCAATTTCCGAAGGCTATCACACCCAGAAAGCACGTGATGGAGTCCCAAATCACTTTCTCCAGCAAAAGCCACAGAAAGCATTTCCAACTTTTTAGCATAGGTTCCTATGTACTCAAACACACGATCTGTGAGGAGACCAGAAAGGGAGAGGCGCCGCAGATCCTTGCAGTGCTCAACAATGGCTCCAAAACCAACATCAAGTGGCTGTTCAGTCAGGTAATCAGGAGTTCGCGGCTCAATAATACAAAGCCGAAATCGAGTCATATTGGGACGGTTTCTAGCAATGGTAACTAATGCATCATTGGACATTCGGCGGCAGAAATAGAGAACCGACTCAAGCTTAGGACAGCCCTCAGAGACACTGACAAGGCCTTGCTCTGTCAGAGATACATTTGGCTCAGCACCATATGGTTCAGATGGAAATACCCTCAGTTCCCGCAGATCCTTGCAAGATGTGGCAAGGGCTTCAAGGCCACCATCCTCAATGTAATCCAGTACCTGAAAATCACAATGATGTCCTTGATTAGTCCTAGTATAGCAATAAGATGATAGAAGTTCTTGCAAGTTTCACAAGAAAAGATCAAAAGTAGGCTGACAGAACATTTAGAAGGAATGCCTACAGATGAAATCAGTGATAAACTTGAAATGCCCAGCATTGAAACTCAAAAATAACCATAGGCcgattattttgttatatacaGAAAGGAAGCATCTCCTGCTAGCGGttacaaaaaaaagaatgagaTGATAACTAAAAGTTGACAAATACTTGTATATGATCAAACCTACCCAAAGGCGCTGCAAATTGGGACAGAAACTAAGCAGCTCGATGATATGAGGGCATTGAATAGTTGCATAGCTCAAATTCAATGATGTCAGTCCAGTGCAAATAGAATAAAAAGCTGGAAGGTAAGCAGGGACCACATCCCAAAAACCAGACAGGCTCTTAAGTTCCATACACCCTGAAAAAGCTCCTGCTAGATTTGAGAAGATATCCGTCCTCATATCAGCGGAATAGGCACCTGTGCCCAACTCAACAAGCTGAGGAGCCTGGCGAAGCAGGTTGGCAAGCTTGTCAAGAGGTACAGCATGGTTGAGGAGAAGAG from Mangifera indica cultivar Alphonso chromosome 8, CATAS_Mindica_2.1, whole genome shotgun sequence includes:
- the LOC123222571 gene encoding protein TRANSPORT INHIBITOR RESPONSE 1-like → MLKKMSYSSFPEDVLEHVFSFVQSDKDRNAISLVCKFWFQVERRCRKRIFVGNCYAVSPRMVTRRFPDVRSVELKGKPHFADFNLVPEGWGGYVYPWIAEMASGYPLLEEIRLKRMVVSDESLELIAKSFKNFKVLVLSSCEGFSTQGLAAIAANCRNLRELDLRESEVEDRSGNWLSLFPETYTSLVSLNIACLGSEVSISALERLLGRCPNLRTLLLNHAVPLDKLANLLRQAPQLVELGTGAYSADMRTDIFSNLAGAFSGCMELKSLSGFWDVVPAYLPAFYSICTGLTSLNLSYATIQCPHIIELLSFCPNLQRLWVLDYIEDGGLEALATSCKDLRELRVFPSEPYGAEPNVSLTEQGLVSVSEGCPKLESVLYFCRRMSNDALVTIARNRPNMTRFRLCIIEPRTPDYLTEQPLDVGFGAIVEHCKDLRRLSLSGLLTDRVFEYIGTYAKKLEMLSVAFAGESDLGLHHVLSGCDSLRKLEIRDCPFGDKALLANAAKLETMRSLWMSSCLVSFEACKLLGQKMPRLNVEVIVDERQPPDLRPENFPVEKLYIYRTVAGPRLDMPGFVWNMDEDSALRLSRKGFRTI